In Streptomyces sp. P9-A4, the genomic window GGCCCTCGCCGCCGTCCTGCTCGCGGGGGCGACCGGCTGCGCCGGCGGGCTCGCTCCGGCCGGCGGAGCCCCCACCCCCAGGGTCACCAAGACGGGCCCTGCCGTCCCGTCCGCGGCGCCCGGCGGCGCCTCCGCGCCCACCGGGTTCACCCTCGTCGCCTCCGGCGACGTCCTCCCGCACGACTCGATCATCCGCCGGGCCGCGGCGGACTCCGAGGGCGACGGCTACGACTTCGCCCCGATGTTCGCCGGGGTGAAGTCCGTCGTCTCCGGGGCCGACCTGGCCATCTGCCACATGGAGACCGTCTACGGGAAGGGCGGCGGGCCCTACACCGGATACCCGGCGTTCAAGTCGCCCCCCGAGGTCGCCGCCGCGCTCAAGGCCACCGGGTACGACTCCTGCTCCACCGCCTCCAACCACACCCTCGACGACGGCGCCGACGGCCTCGGCCGCACCCTGGACGCACTCGACCGGGCCGGTGTCCGGCACGCCGGATCGGCCCGTACGGAGGCGGAGGCGGCGAAGCCCACCCTGCTCAAGGCGGGCGGCGCCACCGTGGCACAGCTCGCCTACACGTACGACACCAACGGCTATCCGATGCCCGAGGGGCAGCCCTGGGCGGTCCGGCTGCTCGACGAGCGGCAGGTGATCGCCGACGCCCGCGCCGCCCGCGCGGCCGGCGCCGACGTGGTCGTGGTCAGCGTCCACTGGGGCACCGAGTGGCAGACCGAGCCCGACGAGCGGCAGCTCTCCCTCGGCCGCGCGCTCACCGCCTCGCAGAGCGGCGGACGCCCCGACATCGACCTGATCATCGGCACCCACGCCCATGTCCCGCAGGCGTACGAGAAGGTCAACGGCACCTGGATCATCTACGGGATGGGGGACCAGATCGCCGGGGACATGATCAACCACGAGGGCGCCTTCGACCCGCGCGGCAACCAGGGCAGCATCGGCCGTTTCACCTTCGCCCCGCCCCGGACCCCGGGCGCGCGCT contains:
- a CDS encoding CapA family protein codes for the protein MTSRSGPAGVAALAAVLLAGATGCAGGLAPAGGAPTPRVTKTGPAVPSAAPGGASAPTGFTLVASGDVLPHDSIIRRAAADSEGDGYDFAPMFAGVKSVVSGADLAICHMETVYGKGGGPYTGYPAFKSPPEVAAALKATGYDSCSTASNHTLDDGADGLGRTLDALDRAGVRHAGSARTEAEAAKPTLLKAGGATVAQLAYTYDTNGYPMPEGQPWAVRLLDERQVIADARAARAAGADVVVVSVHWGTEWQTEPDERQLSLGRALTASQSGGRPDIDLIIGTHAHVPQAYEKVNGTWIIYGMGDQIAGDMINHEGAFDPRGNQGSIGRFTFAPPRTPGARWEVTRAEFVPQWFDTGRGRVVNLGADDGTSQNRSDIRDAIRQVVLGRGAAKDGLVMGK